A genome region from Penaeus monodon isolate SGIC_2016 chromosome 14, NSTDA_Pmon_1, whole genome shotgun sequence includes the following:
- the LOC119580942 gene encoding carboxypeptidase B-like, whose protein sequence is MILRQSVALLIVAAVALGQSQSRRADPTYAGWNVLEVMSLPPVLNPETFGFPSHIDLLSFNTGTGTTILAVAQDKLTQFIQTLTDSGVAFQTKIQDLSQLFLSPLTYDMTRRLPRGDATFDRYMYYQEIVSYIEGLSSRYSNKVQVDKIGQSVEGRPIYLITINKKTKTRKVDKPVIFIEAGAHAREWVSPASALYLVERLLESPSLLRNAEWRVVPLLNPDGYVYSWNHDRLWRKNRAPSSVPECFGVDLNRNFDFYWGGVQASMDPCSDLYQGSNPFSEPETRALRKAVSAVKRRTKAYVSLHSYGQTFLYPWSYSRASNSSKTRDLINLADGMARKVEAAGGTRYNISGSGVSLLVGGASDDWVASQGVPYVYTMELRDKGETVFHLPEHLIVPTGEDVWTAMKYLGRKLRYRKKNKRN, encoded by the exons ATGATATTGCGACAAAGTGTGGCACTCTTGATCGTGGCTGCGGTCGCTCTGGGGCAGAGCCAGAGCCGGAGGGCAGACCCAACCTATGCCGG ATGGAATGTGTTGGAAGTGATGTCATTACCCCCGGTTCTGAATCCAGAAACCTTTGGATTTCCCAGTCACATAGACCTCCTCAGCTTCAACACAGGAACCG GTACAACCATATTAGCAGTGGCCCAGGATAAGCTGACTCAGTTCATACAAACATTAACGGATTCCGGCGTGGCCTTCCAAACCAAGATACAAGATCTCTCCCA ATTGTTCTTATCACCTCTTACGTACGACATGACAAGGCGTCTCCCGAGAGGTGACGCAACCTTTGATCGCTACATGTACTACCAAGAG ATCGTGTCCTACATCGAAGGGCTGTCCTCCAGGTACTCAAATAAGGTTCAGGTTGACAAGATTGGCCAGAGCGTCGAGGGCAGACCTATATATCTCATTACAATCAACAAGAAAACCAAAACCCGAAAAGTCGACAAACCTGTTATATTCATAGAAGCAG GGGCGCACGCGAGGGAGTGGGTGTCCCCGGCCTCGGCGCTGTACCTGGTGGAGCGCCTGCTGGAGAGCCCGTCCCTCCTGCGCAATGCCGAGTGGCGCGTCGTCCCGCTGCTCAACCCCGACGGCTACGTCTACTCCTGGAACCAt GACCGACTGTGGAGGAAGAACCGCGCCCCTTCATCTGTTCCCGAATGCTTTGGTGTTGACTTGAACCGAAACTTTGACTTCTACTGGGGAG GAGTTCAGGCCAGTATGGACCCATGCTCTGACCTCTACCAGGGCTCAAACCCGTTCAGTGAGCCTGAGACCAGAGCGCTGAGGAAAGCCGTCTCTGCGGTTAAGAGAAGAACCAAG GCATACGTGTCGCTTCACTCCTACGGGCAAACATTCCTGTATCCTTGGAGCTACTCCAGAGCCAGCAATAGCTCCAAAACTAGAGATCTG ATAAATTTAGCAGACGGAATGGCGAGGAAGGTCGAAGCCGCCGGTGGGACGCGCTACAATATTAGCGGAAGCGGAGTTTCAC TTCTCGTCGGAGGGGCGTCTGACGACTGGGTGGCGAGCCAGGGCGTCCCGTACGTGTACACCATGGAGCTGCGTGACAAGGGCGAGACCGTCTTCCACCTTCCCGAACATCTCATCGTCCCAACG gGGGAAGACGTCTGGACTGCCATGAAGTATCTCGGGAGGAAACTTCGGtacagaaagaagaataagaggaactAA